The following proteins come from a genomic window of Sphaerisporangium rubeum:
- a CDS encoding IS4 family transposase produces the protein MPVGGCVWAPAHLGVLSDGVPVELVDEVLVECRRGERRVRVLPARVVVFFVLAMTLFPERGYAGVWRALCCSVRGVGVPSAAALRQARARLGEAPVRMLFDRLRGPVAPVATPGVWWRGLRLVAWDGSTLDLADEAAVRKEFGAPVHGSGREGAPQMAFALTIECGTRAVMDAVFGHCRTSESALVERMLGALAPGMLLLADRRFIGLGLWRSARQTGAHLLWRATATLAPTVIAHLPDGSYLAMRRGHKHERHLREMVRIIEATITVTLADGTTRHQTYKLMTTLLDHRTHPAADLVACYHQRWEIETALYGLKAIHKGSLRPLRSRTVPGIVQEFYALLLTHHLLRRLACHAALDTGLDPDQISFTTTLHTTRDTIITAHGTQPRHAPQDWAYTLTMLTNRPMPATRRPRTSPRVKNRPKVRYPFRQTHPDPKPKTASYTITIRSPLTLTLAA, from the coding sequence ATGCCGGTGGGTGGGTGTGTGTGGGCTCCGGCGCATCTTGGGGTGCTGAGTGACGGGGTGCCGGTGGAGTTGGTGGATGAGGTGCTTGTGGAGTGCCGGCGAGGTGAGCGGCGGGTGCGGGTGTTGCCTGCACGGGTGGTGGTGTTTTTCGTCTTGGCGATGACCTTGTTCCCGGAGCGGGGGTATGCAGGGGTGTGGCGGGCGTTGTGTTGTTCGGTGCGGGGGGTGGGGGTGCCGTCGGCGGCGGCGTTGCGTCAGGCCAGAGCACGGCTGGGTGAGGCGCCGGTACGGATGTTGTTCGATCGGCTGCGCGGTCCGGTTGCCCCGGTTGCGACGCCGGGGGTGTGGTGGCGGGGGTTGCGGCTGGTGGCCTGGGACGGTTCCACGCTGGATCTGGCCGATGAGGCGGCGGTGCGTAAGGAGTTCGGGGCTCCGGTGCACGGCAGCGGGCGCGAGGGTGCGCCGCAGATGGCGTTCGCGCTCACCATCGAGTGCGGGACCCGGGCCGTCATGGACGCGGTGTTCGGGCATTGCCGCACGAGTGAGTCGGCATTGGTGGAACGGATGCTGGGCGCTCTTGCGCCGGGGATGCTGCTGCTTGCCGATCGCCGGTTCATCGGTCTTGGGCTGTGGCGGTCGGCCCGCCAGACCGGGGCCCACCTTTTGTGGCGCGCCACCGCTACCTTGGCCCCCACCGTGATCGCACACCTCCCCGATGGGTCCTACCTGGCCATGCGCCGCGGCCACAAGCACGAACGGCACCTGCGCGAGATGGTGCGCATCATCGAGGCCACCATCACCGTGACCCTCGCCGACGGCACCACACGCCACCAGACCTACAAGCTCATGACCACCCTGCTGGACCACCGCACCCACCCCGCCGCCGACCTTGTGGCCTGCTACCACCAGCGCTGGGAGATCGAAACCGCGTTATACGGCCTCAAAGCCATCCACAAAGGATCACTGCGACCCCTGCGATCACGCACCGTCCCCGGCATCGTCCAGGAGTTCTACGCCCTGCTGCTCACCCACCACCTGCTACGCCGCCTGGCCTGCCACGCCGCCCTGGACACCGGCCTGGACCCCGACCAGATCAGCTTCACCACCACCCTGCACACCACCCGCGACACCATCATCACCGCACACGGCACCCAGCCCCGCCACGCCCCCCAGGACTGGGCCTACACCCTCACCATGCTCACCAACCGGCCCATGCCCGCAACCCGACGCCCAAGGACCAGCCCACGCGTCAAAAACCGTCCCAAAGTCCGCTACCCCTTCCGACAAACACACCCCGACCCCAAACCCAAAACCGCCAGCTACACCATCACCATCCGCAGCCCCTTGACACTCACCCTCGCCGCCTAA
- a CDS encoding alkene reductase, whose protein sequence is MPDLFDPVRLGRLTLPNRLVMSPMTRSRADDRGVPPPAAAVYYSQRATAGLIITEGTQPSLEGQGYPRTPGLHTDAQVTAWRHITEAVHTAGGRIYAQLMHSGRIGHPSLNGLLPVAPSPLPAAGQTYTKDGRRDLPTPRELTTAEVRSTIQDFARAARRAVDAGFDGVELHGGNGYLIHQFLSPHTNHRTDPYGRDPLLFAVQVTTACAEAIGPDRVGLRITPGNTLNDITDPDPDQTYPALAATLAPLTLAYLHVGGVGPTTPLAAKLRAAWPTTLIAAPSTGGTLPEDGGRSLAEHCLTNGADLVAFGRAFLANPDLVTRLRTGTPLNQPDPTTYYGGDHHGYTDYALSTKPVA, encoded by the coding sequence ATGCCCGACCTGTTCGACCCCGTCCGGCTGGGACGCCTGACACTCCCCAACCGCCTGGTGATGTCGCCGATGACCCGCAGCCGCGCCGACGACCGAGGCGTCCCCCCACCCGCCGCCGCTGTGTACTACTCCCAGCGCGCCACCGCCGGCCTCATCATCACCGAAGGCACCCAGCCCAGCCTCGAGGGCCAGGGCTACCCCCGCACCCCCGGCCTCCACACCGACGCACAGGTCACGGCCTGGCGCCACATCACCGAAGCCGTCCACACCGCAGGCGGCCGCATCTACGCGCAACTGATGCACAGCGGCCGAATAGGCCACCCCAGCCTGAACGGCCTCCTCCCCGTGGCCCCGTCCCCTCTCCCCGCCGCCGGCCAGACCTACACCAAGGACGGCCGCCGCGACCTCCCCACCCCCAGGGAACTCACCACCGCCGAAGTCAGATCCACCATCCAGGACTTCGCGCGCGCCGCTCGGCGGGCCGTCGACGCCGGCTTCGACGGAGTGGAACTCCACGGCGGCAACGGCTACCTCATCCACCAGTTCCTCTCCCCGCACACCAACCACCGCACCGACCCCTACGGCCGCGACCCCCTCCTCTTCGCCGTACAGGTGACCACCGCCTGCGCCGAAGCGATAGGCCCCGACCGCGTAGGCCTCCGGATAACCCCCGGCAACACCCTGAACGACATCACCGACCCCGACCCCGACCAGACCTACCCCGCTCTGGCCGCCACCCTGGCCCCCCTGACCCTCGCCTACCTCCACGTAGGCGGCGTCGGTCCCACCACCCCCCTGGCAGCCAAACTCCGCGCCGCCTGGCCCACCACTCTGATAGCCGCCCCCAGCACCGGCGGCACGCTGCCAGAGGATGGCGGCCGAAGCCTCGCAGAACACTGCCTGACCAACGGCGCCGACTTAGTAGCCTTCGGCCGCGCCTTCCTGGCGAACCCCGACCTGGTTACCCGCCTCCGCACCGGAACACCCCTGAACCAACCCGACCCCACCACGTACTACGGCGGTGACCACCATGGCTACACCGACTACGCACTCTCCACCAAACCCGTAGCCTGA
- a CDS encoding tetratricopeptide repeat protein yields the protein MGDRDHYWIRGERRRDRDQARARLVLPPELAVVDAHRRLRGPYTAAGTLLRAIAPDLLARTPELGVEHNIEIMTSTPELADAVPRAWTSLEWSARKGERTRFYSRLHTLNIANGLAELLRDHLAALGGGPRTLVVENLHQADPTDQELVAVLLRRTDLGALTVVACTGLEPVADPPGEIVISLGTLLERHATPVEAPAGDPGATAPDPRAYVHGDCVDDDPRQIEAYEALDPAERARLHDERAAALAAAGEYSLKLGAIPFHAEHGTDPGGAGLAALREAVTYCRGVGLYQAAADLGIRARAIVDRATQEEQWWYFADATGITLATLGRADEAKAIYDESRAATIDPAMHMELAYATAMLYARHYPEPQRDYPQARAWMNISIAIASLLEEPKERAFHSVFGRNGLALVEVRQNSPEAALRMLEDGMARLDRELEPGEHMLHRTVLRYNRAQVLGMMGRLEEALADYNAVLEVDGDFPEHHFNIGNMLRRLNRDEEAVAAYERALKLSPPFPEAYYNRGDTRLEMGDVDGALADFSYTIELDPAHADARANRAGLLLDLGDTAAAWRDVTQGLELAPAHAHLLCLKGRLLAERGEPGAARETLASALARNPRLAEAWALRGELAYQAGDLTAALDDLTRAVDLSDSPAIRFNRAVVHHDIGNHAEAATDFGKVLAATGDEEARQYLEACHRAMEPTPS from the coding sequence ATGGGTGACCGTGACCACTACTGGATCCGGGGCGAAAGACGCCGGGACCGCGACCAGGCCAGGGCCCGGCTCGTCCTGCCGCCGGAGCTCGCCGTGGTCGACGCGCACCGCCGCCTGCGCGGCCCGTACACCGCCGCCGGCACCCTGCTGCGCGCCATCGCCCCCGACCTGCTGGCACGCACCCCCGAGCTCGGCGTCGAGCACAACATCGAGATCATGACCAGCACGCCGGAACTGGCCGACGCCGTGCCGCGCGCCTGGACGTCCCTGGAATGGTCCGCGCGCAAAGGCGAACGCACCCGCTTCTACTCGCGGCTGCACACCCTCAACATCGCCAACGGCCTCGCCGAACTGCTGCGCGACCACCTGGCGGCCCTCGGCGGCGGCCCGCGCACCCTGGTCGTCGAGAACCTCCACCAGGCCGACCCCACCGACCAGGAACTCGTCGCGGTCCTGCTGCGCCGCACCGACCTCGGCGCGCTGACCGTCGTCGCCTGCACCGGCCTCGAACCGGTCGCCGACCCGCCAGGCGAGATCGTCATCTCTCTCGGCACGCTGCTGGAACGGCACGCCACCCCCGTCGAGGCCCCCGCCGGCGACCCCGGTGCCACCGCACCCGACCCCCGCGCGTACGTCCACGGTGACTGCGTCGACGACGACCCCCGCCAGATCGAGGCGTACGAGGCCCTGGACCCGGCCGAACGCGCACGCCTGCACGACGAGCGCGCCGCCGCGCTGGCCGCCGCCGGCGAGTACTCCCTGAAACTCGGCGCGATCCCCTTCCACGCCGAGCACGGCACGGACCCCGGTGGCGCCGGCCTCGCCGCGCTGCGCGAAGCGGTCACCTACTGCCGGGGTGTCGGCCTCTACCAGGCCGCCGCCGACCTCGGCATCCGCGCACGCGCCATCGTCGACCGGGCCACCCAGGAAGAACAGTGGTGGTACTTCGCCGACGCCACCGGCATCACCCTCGCCACCCTCGGCCGCGCCGACGAGGCCAAAGCCATCTACGACGAGTCGCGCGCCGCCACCATCGACCCCGCGATGCACATGGAGCTCGCGTACGCCACCGCGATGCTGTACGCGCGCCACTACCCCGAGCCCCAACGCGACTACCCGCAGGCACGCGCGTGGATGAACATTTCCATCGCCATCGCGTCCCTGTTGGAGGAGCCCAAGGAACGCGCCTTCCACTCGGTGTTCGGCCGCAACGGTCTCGCACTCGTCGAGGTCCGCCAGAACAGCCCCGAGGCGGCGCTGCGCATGCTCGAGGACGGCATGGCCCGCCTGGACCGCGAACTCGAACCCGGCGAGCACATGCTGCACCGCACCGTGCTCCGCTACAACCGCGCGCAGGTCCTCGGCATGATGGGCCGTCTGGAGGAGGCCCTGGCCGACTACAACGCCGTCCTGGAGGTCGACGGCGACTTCCCCGAGCACCACTTCAACATCGGCAACATGCTGCGCCGCCTCAACCGCGACGAGGAGGCCGTCGCCGCGTACGAACGCGCGCTGAAGCTGTCCCCGCCGTTCCCCGAGGCGTACTACAACCGCGGCGACACCCGCCTGGAGATGGGGGACGTCGACGGCGCGCTCGCCGACTTCTCCTACACCATCGAGCTCGACCCGGCCCACGCCGACGCCAGAGCCAACCGCGCCGGCCTCCTCCTCGACCTCGGCGACACCGCCGCCGCCTGGCGCGACGTCACCCAAGGCCTCGAACTGGCCCCCGCGCACGCACACCTGCTGTGCCTGAAGGGCCGCCTGCTGGCCGAACGCGGCGAACCCGGCGCCGCACGCGAGACCCTGGCCTCGGCGCTGGCCCGCAACCCCCGCCTCGCCGAAGCCTGGGCCCTGCGCGGCGAACTCGCCTACCAGGCCGGCGACCTCACCGCGGCCCTCGACGACCTCACCCGCGCCGTCGACCTCAGCGACTCACCCGCCATCCGCTTCAACCGCGCCGTCGTCCACCACGACATCGGCAACCACGCCGAAGCCGCCACCGACTTCGGCAAGGTCCTCGCCGCCACCGGCGACGAGGAGGCCAGGCAGTACCTGGAAGCCTGCCACCGTGCCATGGAGCCGACCCCGTCCTGA
- a CDS encoding AfsR/SARP family transcriptional regulator translates to MAELRFHLLGPLRVWLRETEIKISSDKQRAVLALLLLKAGTPVRRQEIIDAVWGDDAPDSVINLVQTYVGRLRRRIDPGDAARSGSSWLTGLGAAYAIRPDRCDADLAAFRAAVASARQAGSPHESLQLMLDGLKLWQGPCLSDLDHVLKGHPWVRAVDQERINVLLEAARTALRLGLATEVLPQLRAVAEAEPLNEAVQSWLVLALAASGAQAEALAEYDAARARLADELGIDPGPQLRAAHMQVLRQEAAPPSYDAAPATGTLRPSLLPAGIGDFTGREKLVEHLCATLTGRAGEPLPVTLITGQAGVGKTTLAVHVAHRMSEAFPDGQLYADLRATEASPADPARVLSRFLRALGVHASAIPEDIDERVDLYRSQLAGRRVLVVLDDAAGQSHVRRLLPGSPTCSVIVTSRCRQSGRPGARTVDLDVLTPGEAGNMLAAIVGEARCRAEPGAAAELVRLCGGLPLGVRAAGTRLATRPHWTLGHFAERFSDGGLDELVLKDLDVRATLAVGYRRSSDAARRAFRLLGVLDLPSFSACTAASTLDTSPDLAEELIDALTDERLLEVAGTDAGGRTRYRFHELVRLYARERAAEEETETSVRTVVTRTLATLLALSQEADGHLPGSAYTPVRGRAPRWPQPGPTHEWLIDNPVAWFDSERAALVAAVRQAAATGQAELAWELAASLLNAAVRRGFWNELEESHRVALMACRCTDNRLGEAVMMRGLAELEHTLGHHTACADALRAAHTIFADLRLPAPATEALARLRALRQATPPAPHVPALRRSTV, encoded by the coding sequence ATGGCAGAGCTACGGTTTCACCTGCTGGGACCGTTACGGGTCTGGCTCCGGGAGACCGAGATCAAGATCAGCTCCGACAAGCAGCGGGCCGTGCTCGCGCTCCTGCTGCTCAAGGCCGGCACCCCCGTCCGGCGCCAGGAGATCATCGACGCCGTGTGGGGCGACGACGCGCCGGACTCCGTCATCAACCTCGTGCAGACCTACGTCGGACGGCTGCGCCGCCGCATCGACCCCGGTGACGCCGCGCGCTCGGGATCCTCCTGGCTCACCGGCCTCGGCGCGGCGTACGCCATCAGGCCCGACCGCTGCGACGCCGACCTGGCCGCCTTCCGTGCCGCCGTCGCGTCGGCCAGGCAGGCGGGGAGCCCCCATGAATCCCTCCAGCTGATGCTCGACGGGCTCAAGCTGTGGCAGGGGCCGTGCCTGTCGGACCTGGACCACGTGCTGAAGGGACACCCCTGGGTGCGCGCGGTGGACCAGGAACGCATCAACGTCCTGCTGGAGGCGGCACGCACCGCGCTGCGGCTCGGGCTGGCCACCGAGGTGCTGCCGCAACTGCGTGCCGTCGCCGAGGCCGAGCCGCTGAACGAGGCGGTGCAGTCGTGGCTGGTCCTGGCCCTCGCCGCGTCCGGCGCGCAGGCCGAGGCGCTCGCGGAGTACGACGCCGCGCGGGCCCGGCTGGCCGACGAACTCGGCATCGACCCCGGTCCGCAGCTGCGGGCCGCGCACATGCAGGTGCTGCGGCAGGAGGCCGCGCCGCCGTCGTACGACGCCGCTCCGGCCACCGGGACGCTGCGGCCCTCGCTGCTGCCGGCCGGGATCGGCGACTTCACCGGCAGGGAGAAGCTGGTCGAGCACCTGTGCGCGACCCTCACCGGACGTGCCGGGGAGCCGCTGCCGGTGACGCTGATCACCGGCCAGGCCGGGGTCGGCAAGACCACGCTCGCGGTCCACGTGGCGCACCGCATGAGCGAGGCGTTCCCCGACGGCCAGCTCTACGCCGACCTGCGGGCCACCGAGGCCTCCCCCGCGGACCCGGCGCGGGTGCTCAGCCGGTTCCTGCGCGCGCTCGGCGTGCACGCGTCGGCGATCCCCGAGGACATCGACGAGCGGGTGGACCTGTACCGCAGCCAGCTCGCCGGCCGCCGTGTCCTCGTGGTGCTGGACGACGCGGCGGGCCAGTCGCACGTACGGCGGCTGCTGCCGGGCTCGCCGACCTGCTCGGTGATCGTGACCAGCCGCTGCCGCCAGTCCGGCCGGCCGGGGGCCCGCACCGTGGACCTGGACGTGCTCACCCCCGGGGAGGCGGGGAACATGCTCGCCGCCATCGTCGGCGAGGCACGGTGCCGTGCCGAACCGGGGGCCGCGGCCGAACTGGTGCGGCTGTGCGGAGGGCTGCCGCTCGGCGTCCGCGCCGCAGGTACGCGCCTCGCCACCCGGCCGCACTGGACGCTCGGCCACTTCGCCGAGCGGTTCTCCGACGGCGGGCTGGACGAGCTCGTGCTGAAGGACCTGGACGTACGGGCCACGCTGGCGGTCGGCTACCGGCGGTCCAGTGACGCGGCACGGCGCGCGTTCCGGCTGCTCGGCGTGCTGGACCTGCCGTCGTTCTCCGCGTGCACCGCCGCCTCGACGCTGGACACCTCCCCTGACCTGGCCGAGGAGCTCATCGACGCGCTGACCGACGAGCGGCTGCTGGAGGTGGCGGGGACCGACGCCGGCGGCCGCACCCGTTACCGGTTCCACGAACTGGTGCGCCTGTACGCACGGGAACGTGCCGCAGAGGAGGAGACCGAGACCAGCGTGCGGACCGTGGTCACCCGGACGCTCGCCACGCTGCTCGCACTGTCGCAGGAGGCCGACGGCCACCTGCCGGGTTCGGCGTACACGCCGGTCCGGGGCCGCGCGCCGCGGTGGCCGCAACCCGGCCCGACCCACGAGTGGCTGATCGACAACCCGGTGGCGTGGTTCGACAGCGAACGCGCCGCTCTGGTCGCCGCCGTACGCCAGGCGGCCGCGACCGGTCAGGCCGAGCTGGCATGGGAGCTCGCCGCGTCCCTGCTGAACGCCGCGGTGCGGCGGGGCTTCTGGAACGAGCTGGAGGAGTCGCACCGGGTCGCGCTCATGGCATGCCGATGCACGGACAACCGCCTCGGCGAAGCCGTCATGATGCGCGGCCTCGCCGAACTCGAACACACCCTCGGCCACCACACCGCCTGCGCCGACGCACTCCGCGCCGCTCACACCATCTTCGCCGACCTCCGTCTCCCCGCCCCCGCCACCGAAGCCCTCGCACGCCTGAGAGCCCTCCGCCAGGCCACCCCGCCCGCACCGCACGTCCCCGCCCTGCGCCGCTCCACCGTCTGA
- a CDS encoding alpha/beta hydrolase fold domain-containing protein, with the protein MNEEHTATGEPGRPGEERRAAGEPGRPRGGESTAAVHVLVVAAPGLTADRGLLRQVAEAECRALGVEGRLVVATGAASLWDVLSTAGKDESCALVVLHGPDPAVRPVQSRPGPHAPRTVWYDPGLPGATDVTPGSTHMSGRGVWGLAWAVRHTVHRLRHPAHRVPYGPAGDQWADLRLPSTPVSSAGSGGPGAERLSGVAHASDTAHLPATSDVSGIADTSVGPVPVVMLVHGGFWRSVWGADLMDAPAVDLTARGYATWNVEYRRPDHHGWQATTADVAAGLAALHDLATTDRRIDPRRVAVAGHSAGGQLALRLAADTGPSGLAFAVSLAGVVDLREGDRRRMGAGAVAAALGGSHEDVPWVYAAADPLSRLPLGVPHLVVQGRDDDLDLVDMARRYTAAARAAGDHVIHLEHPGDHFAVIDPATPIWAATVEELARHLHP; encoded by the coding sequence GTGAACGAGGAACACACAGCCACCGGTGAGCCGGGCCGTCCCGGCGAGGAACGCAGGGCCGCCGGGGAACCCGGCCGTCCCCGCGGCGGCGAGTCCACGGCCGCGGTGCACGTGCTGGTCGTGGCGGCTCCTGGTCTGACCGCCGACCGGGGACTGCTGCGGCAGGTCGCCGAGGCCGAGTGCCGCGCGCTCGGTGTCGAGGGCCGCCTGGTCGTGGCCACCGGCGCCGCCTCCCTGTGGGACGTCCTCTCGACCGCCGGCAAGGACGAGTCCTGTGCCTTGGTGGTCCTGCACGGCCCCGACCCCGCCGTCCGTCCCGTGCAGTCCCGTCCCGGCCCGCACGCACCCCGCACCGTCTGGTACGACCCCGGCCTCCCCGGCGCCACCGACGTCACCCCCGGCTCCACCCACATGTCCGGCCGCGGGGTCTGGGGCCTCGCCTGGGCCGTCCGTCACACCGTCCACCGCCTCCGCCACCCGGCCCACCGCGTCCCGTACGGCCCCGCCGGCGACCAGTGGGCCGACCTGCGTCTGCCTTCCACACCCGTGAGCTCCGCCGGCTCCGGCGGTCCCGGCGCCGAGCGGCTCTCCGGCGTCGCTCACGCTTCTGACACCGCTCACCTCCCCGCCACAAGCGATGTTTCCGGCATCGCCGATACCTCCGTCGGGCCGGTGCCTGTGGTGATGCTCGTGCACGGCGGCTTCTGGCGGTCGGTCTGGGGTGCCGACCTGATGGACGCGCCGGCCGTGGACCTCACCGCTCGCGGGTACGCCACCTGGAACGTCGAGTACCGCCGTCCCGACCACCACGGCTGGCAGGCCACCACCGCCGACGTCGCGGCCGGACTCGCCGCGCTCCACGACCTCGCCACGACCGACCGGCGGATCGACCCCCGCCGGGTCGCGGTCGCGGGCCACTCGGCGGGTGGACAGCTCGCGCTGCGGCTGGCGGCCGACACCGGCCCGTCCGGGCTGGCGTTCGCCGTCTCCCTGGCCGGAGTCGTGGACCTGCGCGAAGGCGACCGGCGGCGCATGGGAGCCGGTGCCGTCGCCGCGGCGCTCGGTGGCTCCCACGAGGACGTGCCGTGGGTGTACGCGGCGGCCGACCCCCTGTCCCGCCTCCCGCTCGGCGTGCCGCACCTCGTCGTCCAGGGCCGCGACGACGACCTGGACCTGGTCGACATGGCCCGCCGCTACACCGCCGCGGCCCGCGCCGCCGGCGACCACGTCATCCACCTGGAACACCCCGGCGACCACTTCGCCGTCATCGACCCCGCCACCCCCATCTGGGCCGCGACCGTCGAGGAACTGGCCCGCCACCTGCACCCCTGA
- a CDS encoding metal-dependent hydrolase family protein: protein MDSLLMDCTVVDARVLTGAGPVTDAAVWVRGDRIAAVGPAAEVAAVARAAGDVREIGLGGAYVTPGLVNMHTHLSLSLPGNGGDTVKDMGPHDLALHMADGARRTLLCGVTTVRCVAEKDHADFALRRAITAGRVPGPRVFTAGRALVCTGGHGHEGTDTLECDGADGLRRGVRSQVKAGADLIKVMISGGIAGEHEQIGTRQLFADETRAVIETAHSWGRKVTAHAGPAEVIAEAVELGLDCVEHGYQLTGPVAGLMAARGTALVPTLLVTRCEEFFAELGVPEWMRRRSLDAGPRHLESYATALAAGVEVLLGSDMPPFWPFEGTNATVRELEHMAAGGLGPARALYAATLGPVRWLGAAADLGTVEPGKYADLIAMDADPLASASAFRGVRWVMSGGRVVRDDASGWAVL from the coding sequence ATGGACTCTCTGCTCATGGACTGCACCGTCGTGGACGCGCGGGTCCTGACCGGCGCCGGGCCGGTGACCGACGCGGCCGTGTGGGTCCGGGGCGACCGGATCGCCGCCGTGGGCCCCGCCGCCGAGGTCGCGGCGGTCGCGCGCGCCGCGGGGGACGTGCGGGAGATCGGCCTCGGCGGCGCGTACGTCACCCCCGGCCTGGTGAACATGCACACCCACCTGTCGCTGTCCCTGCCGGGGAACGGCGGTGACACGGTCAAGGACATGGGGCCGCACGACCTGGCCCTCCACATGGCGGACGGCGCGCGGCGCACCCTGCTGTGCGGCGTCACCACGGTGCGCTGCGTCGCCGAGAAGGACCACGCCGACTTCGCGCTGCGCCGCGCCATCACCGCGGGCCGCGTGCCGGGGCCGCGTGTCTTCACGGCTGGCCGTGCGCTCGTCTGCACCGGGGGCCACGGCCACGAGGGGACCGACACCCTGGAGTGCGACGGCGCCGACGGGCTGCGGCGCGGGGTCCGCAGCCAGGTCAAGGCCGGGGCCGACCTGATCAAGGTGATGATCTCCGGTGGCATCGCGGGGGAGCACGAACAGATCGGCACGCGGCAGCTCTTCGCCGACGAGACGCGCGCCGTCATCGAGACCGCGCACTCGTGGGGCCGCAAGGTCACCGCGCACGCCGGCCCCGCCGAGGTGATCGCCGAAGCCGTCGAACTCGGCCTGGACTGCGTCGAGCACGGCTATCAGCTCACCGGCCCCGTCGCCGGGCTGATGGCGGCACGCGGCACCGCGCTGGTGCCGACGCTGCTGGTCACCAGGTGCGAGGAGTTCTTCGCCGAGCTCGGCGTCCCCGAGTGGATGCGCCGCCGCTCCCTGGACGCCGGTCCCCGCCACCTGGAGAGCTACGCGACCGCGCTCGCCGCCGGCGTCGAGGTGCTGCTCGGCAGCGACATGCCGCCGTTCTGGCCGTTCGAGGGCACCAACGCCACCGTGCGCGAGCTCGAACACATGGCCGCCGGGGGCCTCGGCCCCGCCAGGGCCCTGTACGCCGCCACCCTCGGCCCGGTGCGCTGGCTCGGCGCCGCCGCCGACCTCGGCACCGTCGAACCCGGCAAGTACGCCGACCTCATCGCCATGGACGCCGACCCCCTGGCATCCGCCTCCGCCTTCCGCGGCGTGCGCTGGGTCATGAGCGGCGGACGCGTCGTCCGCGACGACGCGTCCGGCTGGGCCGTCCTCTAG
- a CDS encoding 3-hydroxyanthranilate 3,4-dioxygenase has protein sequence MSDIAGPVSFPGWIEENRHLLKPPVGNKEMFPGGSDFIVMVVGGPNRRTDYHVDPYEEFFYQIKGTMHVDVMTEDGLRSVRIGEGQMWMLPGGVPHSPQRPEAGSIGLVVERRREEGTLERFQWYCPSCGALVHEVELQVRDIVRDLPPVFQAFYDDETARTCGRCGALHPGKG, from the coding sequence ATGAGTGACATCGCCGGCCCGGTGAGCTTCCCCGGCTGGATCGAGGAGAACCGGCACCTGCTCAAGCCGCCGGTGGGGAACAAGGAGATGTTCCCCGGCGGGTCGGACTTCATCGTCATGGTGGTCGGCGGGCCGAACCGGCGCACCGACTACCACGTGGACCCCTACGAGGAGTTCTTCTACCAGATCAAAGGCACCATGCACGTCGACGTCATGACTGAGGACGGGCTGCGGAGCGTCCGTATCGGCGAGGGTCAGATGTGGATGCTGCCCGGCGGCGTGCCGCACTCGCCGCAACGACCCGAGGCCGGGTCCATCGGCCTGGTGGTGGAGCGCAGACGCGAGGAAGGCACGCTGGAGCGCTTCCAGTGGTACTGCCCCTCCTGCGGCGCGCTGGTCCACGAGGTCGAGCTGCAGGTGCGGGACATCGTGCGGGACCTGCCGCCGGTGTTCCAGGCGTTCTACGACGACGAGACGGCCCGCACCTGCGGCCGGTGCGGCGCGCTGCACCCCGGCAAGGGCTGA